The sequence GTGAACGAAGAATAACTCCGAAAGGTTTGTGAGCAACCCACTACAACACATTTCTGTTTAAAAAAGGTTCGCTAGAATGAGTAACGAAGTAGTGTCGATTCAAATCTCTCCAAATTAAACAACTATAACTGCAAAACGAACAACGAAACGGTGACCCATCAACCTCCATGACCTTAATAGTTTCGTGCGAGACTAAAAAAAGCGCGGGTTAATACGCGCGGGTTAAAAAGCGCGGCAAGTAAGTGGCCAGGTGCTGTGGCAAAATGTCTGCGTTGAGCGCTTCGTTAAGTGAAAATATGACTGTCAAAGAATTGGGTTCGTGGCTCATTGACAATGGATTTTCTGAAAATATTCGCCAGCGTTTTGAAGGTAAGTTAGCCCTTAGTTTCATTGAGCCAGACTAAAACAATCGACTTTTGTTCATAGATGAAGAAATGGATGGAGAAGCTATTTTTGGTGCCTTTGGGTGCCAAGCTGGACCAGACTGCCTTAAGGACATTTTGCCAACATATGGCCAACACATTAAAGTTTACCGTGCTATTAAGACTGCCATTGATATGATGCATTATAATGAGGTAAACAACCATATCTCCATTCAATGTTTTTATTGCCTTTTTGGTTTAGCCTAAAGAGTCAAGTGTGCCACCTACTGGTTTGCCTATGGTAAGTGAAAAGTTGTGACAAACCTTAATTGTCTAGGTGGACCAAGGGGTACCTGCATGCTTAGCACAATTCCCTAAGTCAGGTTTAATAAGGCTTTTATAGTTAGTATCAGGTGAAAGGCAGTTATTCTATACGTGCATGTTTGCCATTTTTCAGCTGTTAAGCACTGAAGCAAGTGCCAACCCAAGGAGTGAGCAATTGTCTTATCAGTCAGATACAGACACACCTATGGTAATTTTTCTTAGTTTGTATTACTGAAATGTAGACTTTCCTCTCTGTAGCTGTCACCATCATGTAGTTCTTCACAGAAATCTAGTAGTTGTTCACAGAGCAAGATTGACAGACATCTACCTAGTAAAGTAAGTATTTTGTTTTACTGTTGAGTAATttttgttatataaatgtatagGTATGCAAACTGCCTGACCCATTTATACTACCAGTGTTCAGAGACACTACTGAGGAGAACCTACgaaacaaaaatttttatcCAGATGGTAGGAAATACATAGTCAGGGTgctggctacaatgatgttaacaacTGGGACGCGTGCAACCACTAGTGATTGTGACCATGTTGCTAAAGCCCTTATAAGAAAGTTTCCTTTTCTAAAGGAATATGTAAGTGTAAACGCATATTGTCTTTGTTTTATTAAGTGTTTCTGTAATAGCAATCTTGGTCCCAATACATTTATGTGAGATGTCAAAACGTTAATCGAAAACCAGCAGGAGAAGAAACTAAGCCTAAAAAACCTAAAGTGGAAGAACACAGACAACATTCATATCCATCTCTGCAAGGAGAACGAGAAGATGATCATACTCATAAAAGGAACATGGAGCTATTGAGACAAGAGTTAGCATTAGGCAAACCAGCAGGCAATTCCAACGTCAAGCAATTGATGCCAAGAACATTCCTGTACTGAAGGGAGTGGATCACAAGCTCCGAGGTGCCTGTCAAGGATATTTTAGAAGAGTATAAAGTACTTAAGAAAATCCCACATGtaagtaaaataattttttgatGTATATAGCTTTTATCTTTTCACTGCCTTTTATAGATTACCCATGAGA comes from Dysidea avara chromosome 4, odDysAvar1.4, whole genome shotgun sequence and encodes:
- the LOC136253110 gene encoding uncharacterized protein, yielding MSALSASLSENMTVKELGSWLIDNGFSENIRQRFEDEEMDGEAIFGAFGCQAGPDCLKDILPTYGQHIKVYRAIKTAIDMMHYNEPKESSVPPTGLPMLLSTEASANPRSEQLSYQSDTDTPMLSPSCSSSQKSSSCSQSKIDRHLPSKVCKLPDPFILPVFRDTTEENLRNKNFYPDGRKYIVRVLATMMLTTGTRATTSDCDHVAKALIRKFPFLKEYQSWSQYIYVRCQNVNRKPAGEETKPKKPKVEEHRQHSYPSLQGEREDDHTHKRNMELLRQELALGKPAGNSNVKQLMPRTFLY